A single Lolium perenne isolate Kyuss_39 chromosome 6, Kyuss_2.0, whole genome shotgun sequence DNA region contains:
- the LOC139832687 gene encoding uncharacterized protein: MENPCNEEDMELFHALTKVNIGDGNKASFWHDPWADGVSAKCIAPSIFAMSKKKGWNVRNSIADNAWVLHLDTSAGLSVENLQEFIKLWSHTSQLTLHDDVPDSITWKLTNNGAYSCSSAYKAQFAGTI, from the coding sequence atggaaaacccttgcaacgaGGAGGATATGGAGCTTTTCCACGCGCTCACCAAGGTCAACATTGGGGATGGGAATAAAGCGAGTTTTTGGCACGATCCTTGGGCGGATGGAGTTAGCGCCAAATGCATTGCCCCCTCCATCTTTGCCATGTCCAAGAAGAAGGGCTGGAATGTGAGGAATTCCATTGCCGACAATGCTTGGGTCCTACACCTCGATACTTCGGCGGGCCTCTCGGTAGAAAATCTGCAGGAATTCATCAAGCTTTGGTCGCACACATCCCAGCTCACTCTTCATGATGATGTTCCAGACTCCATCACTTGGAAGCTCACCAACAATGGCGCCTACTCTTGCTCGTCTGCTTATAAGGCGCAGTTCGCGGGAACAATTTGA